One window of Cucurbita pepo subsp. pepo cultivar mu-cu-16 chromosome LG19, ASM280686v2, whole genome shotgun sequence genomic DNA carries:
- the LOC111782273 gene encoding putative U-box domain-containing protein 50 has translation MTGKADKVYVAIGNDLHDGFKTLGWTLGKWKSQPISIVILHIAYTNSQEYVYTPFGKLPASSVSEDKVKVLRKYEQEKIDKLLSKYVDFCGKVKAEILKVEKSDEPIHRFLVDLISELGITNLVIGFTFMKSSSWKSKNAISGSFYIYRNKANSCELFVIWGGKQVFLRDERIMEDDKGVRISKISSKHSFKDWLGKMFMEDPIYSTERMLSLSSSSPSSSNSLSSRNYWDNNIHELENYYEELLSLNLQEEKDCEQDQEDVLETSSSTQFNILDHPDSDMNTEESIEHLRTKIEEARKTIQLMKDEAKGSAERQAKAEWAINLCSQRTEELEAQIKEEVTIREELQKELDPAKECILEIVRDIEESKNRLSSLLELQAELSRKLQISTAGKSRIEAQLEKTAKTKEGMVREIEELRRQRDILNRRIEFCKEKDAIGMAERSSEVTCSTRVYTAEEIRLATEGFSEQMRLSSRVYRGRINHNSIAIQMIDSGNCLSEEDFQSKVELLSHIRHPHLIAMMGFCSELKCIVFDYMHNGSLSDRLLPTNKRSRKIRRPLMWHDRIRIASEVCSGLSFLHQAQPQPISHGNLTLSKILLDQNLVAKVTGFGLAELDEAGGIALDIQAFGALLLHLVTGRNWTGLIEKALTMGKVGIVQILDDEAGQWPLDLVDGLVDLALRCVTPNGLNSELNLATAMEEIDEIKAKADDLVGNEGANATNEDVDDVPRIFICPILQEVMKNPHVAADGFSYELEAIEKWIIAGHDTSPMTNLRLQHPYLTPNHTLRSLIQDWQNETSNLYTLDLATDS, from the exons ATGACTGGTAAAGCAGACAAGGTCTACGTTGCTATCGGGAATGATCTTCACGATGGATTTAAGACATTGGGGTGGACTCTTGGGAAATGGAAGTCTCAACCGATTTCAATTGTGATTCTTCACATCGCCTATACCAATTCCCAGGAATATGTCTACACTCCAT TCGGAAAGCTCCCTGCGAGTTCTGTAAGTGAAGACAAAGTGAAAGTTCTGAGAAAATATGAGCAGGAAAAGATCGATAAGCTACTTTCTAAATATGTAGATTTTTGTGGCAAG GTAAAAGCCGAAATACTCAAGGTTGAGAAATCTGATGAACCTATTCATAGGTTCCTGGTTGACTTGATTTCAGAATTGGGAATCACCAATTTAGTCATTGGTTTTACGTTTATGAAATCTTCATCTTG GAAATCAAAGAATGCAATTAGTGGATCATTTTACATTTACAGAAACAAGGCCAATTCTTGTGAGTTGTTTGTAATATGGGGAGGAAAACAGGTATTTCTCAGAGATGAAAGAATCATGGAAGATGATAAAGGTGTAAGGATCTCTAAAATCAGCAGCAAGCATTCATTCAAAGACTGGCTGGGAAAGATGTTCATGGAAGATCCAATCTATTCCACAGAGAGGATGTTGAGTCTCTCGTCTTCTTCACCaagtagttcaaattccttgaGTTCTCGAAATTATTGGGACAATAATATCCATGAACTAGAGAACTACTACGAGGAATTACTATCGTTGAATTTGCAGGAAGAAAAAGACTGCGAGCAGGATCAAGAGGATGTTCTTGAAACTTCAAGTTCAACCCAGTTCAATATTCTGGATCATCCTGATTCAGATAtg AATACTGAGGAAAGCATTGAGCATCTTAGGACTAAAATAGAGGAAGCTCGCAAGACCATCCAGTTGATGAAAGATGAAGCAAAGGGTAGTGCTGAAAGGCAAGCTAAAGCAGAGTGGGCCATTAATCTGTGCAGTCAGCGG ACCGAAGAGCTTGAAGCACAGATAAAAGAAGAGGTTACAATTAGGGAAGAGTTGCAGAAAGAATTAGACCCTGCCAAAGAATGCATTCTTGAAATAGTACGTGATATCGAGGAAAGCAAGAACAGATTAAGTTCACTTCTCGAACTGCAAGCTGAGCTATCAAGGAAGCTCCAAATTTCCACTGCAGGAAAATCGCGTATAGAAGCTCAATTGGAGAAGACAGCGAAAACAAAAGAAGGGATGGTGAGAGAAATCGAGGAGCTGAGGAGACAAAGAGACATTCTTAACCGGAGAATTGAGTTCTGCAAAGAGAAAGATGCCATTGGAATGGCTGAAAGGTCGAGTGAAGTGACTTGCAGTACAAGAGTTTACACGGCTGAAGAGATCAGATTAGCCACCGAGGGCTTTTCAGAACAAATGAGATTGAGTTCCCGGGTGTACAGAGGACGTATCAACCATAATTCAATTGCAATCCAAATGATCGACTCAGGAAATTGTCTGTCAGAAGAAGATTTTCAATCTAAG GTGGAGCTTTTAAGCCATATCCGTCACCCTCATCTGATTGCCATGATGGGATTCTGCTCCGAGCTCAAATGTATTGTCTTTGATTACATGCATAATGGTAGTTTGAGTGACAGACTACTTCCAACGAACAAAAGATCCAGGAAAATACGCCGCCCTCTCATGTGGCATGACAGAATCCGTATAGCATCAGAGGTATGCTCGGGCCTGAGCTTCCTTCACCAGGCTCAACCTCAGCCCATTTCTCATGGCAACCTCACCCTCTCCAAAATTCTCCTGGACCAAAACCTTGTCGCCAAAGTCACTGGTTTTGGGCTCGCCGAATTGGATGAAGCTGGTGGTATTGCGTTGGACATCCAGGCTTTTGGGGCTCTGCTGCTACATCTGGTAACTGGGAGGAATTGGACAGGGCTGATTGAGAAGGCACTGACGATGGGAAAGGTTGGTATTGTCCAGATTTTAGACGACGAGGCTGGACAGTGGCCGTTGGACTTGGTTGATGGGCTAGTTGATCTGGCTTTGAGATGCGTAACCCCAAATGGTTTAAATTCAGAGCTTAACTTGGCGACAGCCATGGAGGAGATCGATGAGATCAAGGCGAAAGCAGATGATCTAGTGGGAAACGAAGGTGCAAATGCAACTAATGAGGATGTAGATGATGTGCCAAGAATCTTCATCTGTCCCATTTTGCAG GAAGTGATGAAGAACCCACATGTGGCAGCAGATGGGTTCTCGTACGAGTTAGAGGCCATAGAAAAATGGATAATTGCAGGACACGATACATCACCAATGACCAACTTGAGGTTACAGCATCCTTATCTCACCCCTAATCACACACTTCGCTCTCTCATTCAAGACTGGCAAAATGAGACCTCAAATCTTTACACTTTAGATTTAGCGACTGATAGTTGA
- the LOC111782276 gene encoding nicotinamidase 1: MVSEVVELLKENLPVTQEPFVLSGDVNTGLVLVDVVNGFCTVGAGNLAPKHHDEQISQMVEESARFAKVFCEKKWPIFAFLDSHRPDIPEPPYPPHCIAGTDEAKLVPALQWLENETNVTLKCKDCIDGFVGCLEKDGSNVFIDWVKNNQIKVILVLGICTDICVLDFVCSTLSARNRGFLPPLKDVIIYSGGCATFDLPVSVAKNLGDAIAHPQALMHHIGLYLARGRGAKVVSEVSIKAP, encoded by the exons atgGTGTCGGAGGTTGTGGAGTTGTTGAAGGAGAACCTTCCGGTGACTCAGGAGCCTTTTGTTTTGTCCGGTGACGTTAACACTGGCCTCGTCCTCGTTGATGTCGTTAATGGCTTCTGCACCGTCGGCGCTGGAAATTTG GCTCCGAAACACCATGACGAGCAAATTTCTCAAATGGTGGAGGAATCGGCGAGATTCGCTAAAGTTTTCTGCGAGAAAAAGTGGCCTATATTCGCCTTTCTTGATTCTCATCGTCCTGATATTCCAGAGCCTCCTTATCCTCCTCATTGCATTGCTGGAACCGACGAAGCCAAATTAGTTCCAG CCTTGCAATGGCTAGAAAATGAGACGAATGTAACGCTGAAATGCAAAGACTGCATCGATGGATTTGTAGGTTGTTTGGAGAAAGATGGCTCTAACGTTTTCATCGATTGGGTGAAAAATAATCAGATCAAAGTC atctTAGTGCTGGGAATTTGCACCGACATATGCGTGCtggattttgtttgttcaacATTATCTGCAAGAAATCGTGGTTTCCTTCCGCCATTAAAGGATGTGATTATATATTCCGGTGGCTGTGCCACTTTTGATCTTCCAGTTTCTGTGGCCAAAAATTTAGGAGATGCAATTGCTCATCCACAG GCGCTGATGCACCACATAGGCCTGTACCTGGCAAGGGGAAGGGGAGCCAAGGTGGTATCAGAAGTTTCAATTAAGGCACCCTGA